The window AGTCAAAAATACAGATAAAGGCCATCCTCCATGCCCGGTTAGAGCTACTACCGCATTCATATAGATTGTATCAACGTCCGGTCTCTCTTCGCGATCAACCTTGATGGAGACGAAGTGCCGATTCAGAATCTCTGCGACTTGCTCATTTTCAAAAGATTCATGTGCCATGACATGGCACCAATGACACGAGGCATAACCAATGCTGAGAAAGATCGGTTTATCTTCTTTTTTCGCTTTTTCAAAGGCTTCTTCTCCCCACGGGTACCAATCTACAGGGTTGTGTGCATGTTGCAGTAAATAAGGGGAATTAGAATGAATCAGTCGATTTACCATTTCAGTTTTCAAACTCGCTTTCCAGGATTTCGCTCTCGAACGTTTCAGCCGTTGGGAAGATCTCGATATCTTCGAAGAGATCAGCTTGTTGAATTTCGATTTGTCGTTGTTTGATGAGTTCTAATAAAGCCAGGAACAGGGTAATCACTTCGGCACGCGAATTCAGGGAGTGGGTTAAAGTTCGGAAGGATGTGCGCCCTGTTTCCTTCAATACCTGAATGATTTTGTGGATCTGTTCTTTTATCGAATATCTGGGCTTAATGATCGAACGATGTACTTGAGATAAGCCCTCAGCATTGCGAAATACATTTTGAGCAGCGAGTAAAAAGGATTGCAAATCAAGATCGCTCAGGTCTACTGAGCTTTCGAGTTTTGGAGGAGGGGCAAGCCGTAAATAGGTCTTGAGCCCTTGGTTTTCTCTGTCTCCGAGCCAGGTCGCAATTTGACGAAATTTCTTATATTCCTTCAGTTGTCTAACCAGATCCTCGCCGCTTTCTTCCTCCGTTTGGATATCAACGGGGGATTGGGGCAAAAGCATCTGGGACTTGATATACAGTAATTTTGTTGCAACCACAATGAAATAGGAAAGCTCTTCTGTTTCAAGATGTTCGAGCGTTTGGAGATAAGCCAGAAATTGATCAGTTACCTGGGCTAGCGCCAGTTGAGTAATATCTAGCTCGGCTTTCTCTATCAAATGCAGTAATAAGTCCAAAGGCCCCTGATAAAGAGGTGTTTGAACTTGATACTGAACGGCCCTTTTTGTGAAAAATCCGATTGACATAGGCGAAATTATACCTGACATTTTCAAGCGTTCGTGCTATACTTCACTCGGATAATTTTTGAGGAGAAGGCTTATGATTGATGAACCTGTTCATGTAACCGATGCTGCTTTTGAGAAAACCGTCATGCAATCCCCGATCCCGGTGATTGTCGATTTCTGGGCACCGTGGTGTGGTCCCTGTAAGATGGTTGCCCCGATTTTGGACAAGCTTGCTAAAGAATTGGCTGGAAAAGTCCTGATTGCTAAAGTTAATACGGATGAAAATCCGGAATGGGCGATGAAATTTGGCGTTCAGGGTATTCCGACCATGCTATTTGTATATAATGGTAAAGTGGTTCATCGGCAGGTTGGGGCTTTACCCGAGCCCATGTTACGGGATGTCGTAAATGAGTTTCTCAAGGTGACAAATTCGGCGAAGCTTTGATAGAAACCTCAATTCTCCATGCTGACCCGTTCAATCCGCGCTCCCAGAGCGCGGAGTTTTTCATCAACTTTTTCATAACCTCGATCGATTTGACCAATATTACGAATAGTTGACCTGCCCTCTGCAGCCAGTGCGGCTAACACCAAGGCCATCCCAGCGCGTATATCCGGGCTTTCTAAATTCTCACCGAAAAGCTGGGTAGGTCCTTGAACGATACACCGGTGCGGGTCGCAGAGTACGATTTGGGCACCCATGCTGACCAATTTATCGATGAAAAACATGCGCGAAGGGTACATCCAATCGTGAAATAAAACGCTTCCCTTTGCCTGTGTGGCTATGACAATTGCAATGCTCATCAGGTCGGTTGGAAAAGCTGGCCAGGGCATTACGCTAATTTCCGGGATTGCATCGCCGAGGTCGGGTTGGATTTCAAGGCGCTGTTGATTTGGAACGATAACATCATTATTTTCGACATACCATTCGACCCCCAGGCGGCGAAAGACAATGGCGATCATGTCCAGGTATTGCGGGCCAGCCTCCACAATCCGTATGGTACCTTTGGTAACTGCGGCGGCGCCTATAAAACTGACTACTTCGAGATAATCCGGACCGATTGTAAATTCCCCGCCGTGCAATTGCTTTACCCCTTCGATTTGAAGGGTGTTCGAGCCGATGTTCGTTATTTTTGCCCCAAGATGATTGAGAAAATGGCAAAGCTCCTGAACATGGGGTTCAGAGGCTGCATTACGGATAATCGTTGTCCCCTTTGCGGTTACAGCAGCCATAATTGCATTTTCGGTAGCGGTTACACTGGCTTCATCTAAAAGTATA is drawn from Anaerolineae bacterium and contains these coding sequences:
- a CDS encoding Segregation and condensation protein A, whose protein sequence is MDLLLHLIEKAELDITQLALAQVTDQFLAYLQTLEHLETEELSYFIVVATKLLYIKSQMLLPQSPVDIQTEEESGEDLVRQLKEYKKFRQIATWLGDRENQGLKTYLRLAPPPKLESSVDLSDLDLQSFLLAAQNVFRNAEGLSQVHRSIIKPRYSIKEQIHKIIQVLKETGRTSFRTLTHSLNSRAEVITLFLALLELIKQRQIEIQQADLFEDIEIFPTAETFESEILESEFEN
- a CDS encoding Thioredoxin, which gives rise to MIDEPVHVTDAAFEKTVMQSPIPVIVDFWAPWCGPCKMVAPILDKLAKELAGKVLIAKVNTDENPEWAMKFGVQGIPTMLFVYNGKVVHRQVGALPEPMLRDVVNEFLKVTNSAKL
- a CDS encoding UDP-N-acetylglucosamine 1-carboxyvinyltransferase, which codes for MEKFIIHGGTPLSGTVKPSGNKNAALPLLAATTLTDEPVILHNIPQIRDVEAMRKLLESLGVNITQIDHHSWKVHAKEIFIQDLDPDICRSIRASILLAGPILARCGEIYLPPPGGDVIGRRRVDTHLLALNALGATTEYDRIQKRFNFKANKLNGANILLDEASVTATENAIMAAVTAKGTTIIRNAASEPHVQELCHFLNHLGAKITNIGSNTLQIEGVKQLHGGEFTIGPDYLEVVSFIGAAAVTKGTIRIVEAGPQYLDMIAIVFRRLGVEWYVENNDVIVPNQQRLEIQPDLGDAIPEISVMPWPAFPTDLMSIAIVIATQAKGSVLFHDWMYPSRMFFIDKLVSMGAQIVLCDPHRCIVQGPTQLFGENLESPDIRAGMALVLAALAAEGRSTIRNIGQIDRGYEKVDEKLRALGARIERVSMEN